The following are encoded in a window of Kogia breviceps isolate mKogBre1 chromosome 10, mKogBre1 haplotype 1, whole genome shotgun sequence genomic DNA:
- the SPCS1 gene encoding signal peptidase complex subunit 1, translating to MLEYLSSLPTQMDYKGQKLAEQMFQGIILFSAIVGFIYGYVAEQFGWTVYIVMAGFAFSCLLTLPPWPIYRRHPLKWLPVQDSGTEDKKPGERKIKRHAKNN from the exons ATGTTGGAGTATCTGAGCTCCCTGCCCACGCAAATG GATTACAAGGGCCAGAAGCTAGCTGAACAGATGTTTCAGggaattattcttttttctgca ATAGTTGGATTTATCTACGGGTACGTGGCTGAACAGTTCGGGTGGACTGTCTATATAGTTATGGCGGGATTTGCTTTTTCGTGTTTG CTGACACTTCCTCCGTGGCCCATTTATCGCCGGCACCCCCTCAAGTGGTTACCTGTTCAAGACTCAGGCACAGAAGACAAGAAACcaggggaaagaaaaattaagaggcATGCTAAAAATAATTGA